In Roseibium algicola, the DNA window GCGCGAGGCAGCCCAGATACCGGCCGGAAAAGCGATCAAGGTGCTCAGCACCAGCGCATAAACTGCGAGCGGCAGAGACACCCAAAGCCTGTCGGCGATCATGCCTGCAACGGGTGTGCGATACGTGTAGGACGTGCCGAAATCGCCGACCAGAAGACCACCTGCCCAGGCTGCATAGCGCTCAAAGATGCTGCCGCCAAGGCCCAGTTCCTCGCGCAGGGCTGCAAGCGTGTCTTCCTGGGCGTTGAGGCCAAGCATGTAGGACGCCGGATCACCCGGCACCACTTCCAGCGCCAGGAAGATTATCACCGACGCGGCCACGAGGCTGAGCCCCAGGGACAGAAGGCGTTTCAGGAAATATTGCAGCATGAACGCGTCGCGTGCCTATCGGCAGTCAGATACCGGCAAAAGGAAAGGAGTGAAGGTGGATGCCCGCACACCGGGCGCGAGCATCCGCTTTGCGGTATGGGTCAGTCTTCCCAATAGACCGCCGTCAGATCCGTTGCCTGGGTCGGCTGGTTTTCCCAGAGCCCCTTGATCTTGGCGTCGGCGATTGTTGGGAATGCGAGCTGGAACAGGTAGGTGTTGACGTAGTCCCTCGAGATGGTCTCCTGAGCCTGTTTCAGAAGGTCGGAGCGTTTTGCCGGATCGTTCTCCGCAGTCAGATCGGCAATGAGCTTCTGGAAGTCCGCATTGTCATACTGGAAATAGTAATCCGGCCGGGCATAGATGCCGATATCCATCGGCTCGGTATGGCTGACGATTGTCAGGCCGAAATCCTTGCCCTTGAAGACCTGCTCAAGCCACTGCGCCCATTCCAGGTTGGTGATTTCCGTTTCGATACCGACGGCGCGTAGTTGTGCGGCGATGATCTCCCCGCCCCGGCGAGCATAGGATGGCGGCGGCAGCTTGAGTGTGGTGGTGAAACCATCCGCATAGCCGGCTTCGGCCAGCAGCTTCTTGGCGAGGTCCGGATCGTACTGGCTGCTCCCCGTCAGATCCACGTAATCAGGGTTATGCGGCGCAAAATGCGTGCCGATCGGCGTGCCGTAACCGAACATCGCGCCATCGATGATCGCCTGCCGGTCAACCGCGTGGGCAATCGCTTCGCGCACCTTGATGTTGTCCAGCGGCGGCAGCTTGTTGTTGGCTGCAAGAATGGTCTCGCCTTCGGTAGAGCCGACCAGCACCTGGAAGCGGGCGTCGGCCTCGAACTGCGGCAGGTTTTCCGGCGCCGGAAAACCGACGAAGGCGTTGACGTCTTCCGCCATCACGGCCGCGAAGGCAGCCGTCGGATCGGAAATGAACTTGAAGGTGACCTTGTCGAGCTTGGCCGGTTCACCCCAGTAGTCGGCGTTCTTTTCCAGATCGATCCGGTCGCCCTGTACCCAGTCGGTGAACTTGAACGCGCCCGTTCCAACCGGCTTGCTCTTGATATCGCCAATGGATTCCGGAGCGACAATAACCGCATCGCCCCAGGCCATGTTGAACAGGAAACTGCCGTTCGGCTCCTTGAGCGTTACCTTCACGGTCAGCGGATCAACCACTTCCACGCTCTCGATACCGGCAAACAGCGCTTTCTGGGCGTTCTGACTGTCGTCTGCGCGGGCACGATCGAGACTGAACTTGACGTCGTCCGCCGTCAGATCGGATCCATCGTGAAATTTCACGCCGTCGTGCAACTTGAAGGTATAGGTCTTGCCGTCCTCGGAAATCTCCCAGCTTTCGGCCAGCCCGGGATTGACCGAACCATCCGGACCGAAGCGGGTCAGGCCTTCGAAGACGTTGGAGTAAAGGACAGAATCAATCGCGCCTGCAGCGGCACCAGTCGGGTCCAGATGTGGCGGTTCCAGTTGCATGGCAACCACGATATCGCTCTTTGCATGGGCCATTCCCATGCTCGCTGCCAGTGCCAAAGCACTGACCAGACCCAATCCAAACTTACGCAAACGCATGACTTCCCCCTTTATTGAGGCTGCTTTCGCAAGGCCTTGCCAACAGCTCGATCAGCGAACGGCCCATGACCTTCGCAGAATCGAGCATGTCATCCACTCCCACATATTCGTCCGGTTTATGTGCCAGATCCAGAATGCCCGGGCCATAGGCGATACAATTTTTCAGTTTGCCGATACGATCGATATGCTTCTGGTCGTAGGTACCCGGGCTGACGACATATTCAGCTTCACGGCCCATGGTTTCGGCAATGGCCTTGGCGACGGTCCGCACGACGGGTGCATCCTTTTCCGTCATGGTGGGCAGCACCCTGTGCAGTTCCCGCAAGTCGTAGCGGAACTTGTCGCGCCGTCCTTCAACCGTCTTCAGAACTTCCAGGACTTCCGCCTGCACGTCGTCGATATTTTCTTCCAGCAGGAACCGGCGGTCGATCACCATCCGGCAACTGTCCGGCACGCAGGGGCTCGGAAGACCGGTAAAGTCCGCATCGCCTTCCGATTGACCACCGTGGATGGAATTGATGTTGAGTGTCGACTGTTTCGCGCCTTCCGGCACCACCGGCATTTCGGTGCGCTTTTGCGCGAGCGCCGGAAACAGGCTCTGCTCCATCTCGTCGATCACCGCTCCCATGTGCCGGACAGCACAATCTCCGAGGAACGGCATCGAGCCATGAGCGATCTCTCCGAATGTCTCCAGCTCGGCCCACCACACTCCTCGGTGTCCGAGGCAGATCCGGTCCTTGTTCAGCGGCTCGGGAATGATGACGTGCTGAACCCGATCCGGACTGAAATAGCCCTTGCCTGCAAGATAGGCGACGCCGCCGTAGCCACCCGATTCCTCGTCGGCCGTTCCGCTGATCTCGATAGCTCCGGCAAAGTCTGGACAGACTGCAAGGAAAGCCTCGGCTGCAACGATGCTGGCGGCAAGGCCGCCCTTCATGTCGCAGGCGCCGCGGCCGTAAATCTTGCCGTCGACAAGTTCCCCGCCGAACGGATCCTTTGTCCAGCCGTGGCCGACGTCGACAACGTCGATATGACTGTTGAAATGCACGCATTCGCCCGGCCGGTCGCCATCCCGGCGCGCGACGATGTTCCAGCGCGGATATTTGTCGCTGTCGCCGGGCGTTCCATGCGCCCGGATCAGTTCGATGTCGAAGCCGGACCTGGACAGACGCTTCTGCAGATAATCGCAGATATCGCGGTAGTTCTCGCCGGGCGGGTTGAGCGTAGGAATGCGCAGGAGGTCCTGGGTCAACGCGATCAGATCCTCGCGCCTTCCGTCGATCTCCCTGATCAGGTCGTCTGCTAGCGCCATCCCGTCTCAGCCTCCCCTTGGTAAAAGCAACGAGAACTATGCTACCGTCAAACTACGGTGCCAATACCGTAGGAACACGGTGAAACATGACAGACCTCGACCAACTGGCCTTCGAAAACGCGCCCATGGGTTTGGCGCTGACCGAAAACCGGATCATTCGTGCCTGCAATCAGACATTCGTTGAAATGTTCGGGTTCAAGAAGTCTCAGCTGATCGGGCAGAGTTTCCGGCTGCTCTACGGCACGGATCAGGAATTTCACCAGATCCGCGACATTGGCCTGGAGCCCTTGCGCCGGTCCCTGCCCTATACGGACGAGCGGTTGATGCGCCGGTCTGATGGAACGCCTATCTGGTGCCGGTTCCGGGCAAGAACCCTGACGCCGGAAACACCGCTGGCGCGGATCGTCCTGAGTTTCGCCCTGATCGACAATGCTGCCGCCGGGCCGAAGCTGACACCGCGCGAACGCGATGTCCTGCTGCTTCTTTCCCAAGGGCAGACCAGCAAGGAGATGGGCCGCATTCTGGGACTCTCGCCCAGAACCGTCGAAGACGTGCGCGCGCGGCTCCTGAAAAAGTTTCAGGTCAAAAGCGTTGCCGTGCTGCTGTCCCGGCTTTCCGGACAATAGACGGCACGCATCTGTTCGCTTGTTACTCGCCTGGTTTCAAACCATTGGGCTTGAAGGCCCCGCCGAAGGGCGACGGATTGGCTTTCACCGGCGCTTCAACCGGCGCCGTGGACGCAGGTGCCTGGTTCTGCTGTTGCGCTTCCATCTTCCGGCGCTGTTCCTCCAGAAGTTCCTGCTGACGAGCGCGCTTGTCATCGAGGATCTGCTGTTTGCAAACGCCAGCATCGTGCTGCGAACCCTGATAGGTGGCAAAGCCTGCAACACCCAGAAGGATCACGAAGATCGTCAGCGGGTGGACCAGTGTCCGCAGAACCGGATTGCCGTAAATGCGGGAACGCGCAGCAGTGCCGGTCCGCATCACTTCCTTCCGACGCATGTGGGCTTCGTGGACCACCGCCCCGATCAGCGTGATGCCGATGATGATGACCGCGAGCGCCGACAAGGAAGGGTCTGTCCCATGACGGACCTTGGAAGCCAGTGCCGTGGTGAATGTATTGCCGGAGAGGATCGTGAAGACGGTGGTGTTGTAGTTCTCGAAGGATGCCAGGAAGGTCAGGAAGGCGGCAGAGCCGATGGCCGGCCACAGGAACGGCAACAGGATCTTGCGGAAAGCCTGTCCCGGCGTCGCGCCGAGATCGAGCGCGGCTTCCGTAAGGATCGGATCGAAGCGCTGCAGTCTTGCGAGAAACACCAGCATCGCATAGGCGGAAATGAAGGTGACCTGACCGGCAAGGGTCAGAAACATGCCGTTGTAGAAGATCGAACCGTAGTCCGCCCCGACGGACCTGCCGAAGGCGCCCCAGAAGACAATGGTCGAGATGCCGAGAACGACGCCCGGAATGAGGATAGGCGTGATCAGCACCGTGTAGAGCGCCGCCCGCAGACGCGGTCCGAGTTCCGAGAGTGCAAGCGCTCCCGCCAGCCCGATCGGCACGGCAATGACCACCACACTGATGGCGATCACCAAGCTGTTGGCCAGCCCGCTCATAAGACGGTCATTGGCGAAGAGGACACCAAACCAATCCGTCGTGAAGCATTCCCATGGCGTGATCCGCGGGAAGGAGGATGAATTGAACGCCGTGATCACCATGATGATCAGCGGCCCGAACAGGAAGGTGAAGAAAAGCAGAGAGAAGCCTGCCGCGACCACGCCGCCGCCTGTGCCCCGGTTCATCGGCCGATCTCCCCGATGGAGACCTTGAAGATCCGCATCAGCATCATGACGAAGGAGATGCAGACAATCAGCAGGATCACCGCATAGGCCGAACCGCGTTGCCAGTTGGCGCTCTCGTTGAACCACTGGTAGATGAGCTGGGTGAACCAGAGATTGGAAGGACCGCCGAGGATCTGGGGGGCTGCAAGCGCACCTGCCGTCAGCATGAACACCATGGTTGCCCCGGAGGCGATGCCCGGCTTGGCAACCGGCAGCACCACCCGCCAATGCACCCGCCACCAGCTGGCACCCATGTCCCTTGCCGCTTCGATCTGGTTGCGGTCGAGCGCCTCGACGGCATTGAAGATCGGGAAAACCATCAGGAGGATGTAGGCATAGGTCAGCCCGGAATAGAGCGCGACGTCAGCCCGGATGAAATCGACAGGCTGATCCCACAACCCCACCGACATGCCGATGCCGT includes these proteins:
- a CDS encoding ABC transporter substrate-binding protein; translation: MRLRKFGLGLVSALALAASMGMAHAKSDIVVAMQLEPPHLDPTGAAAGAIDSVLYSNVFEGLTRFGPDGSVNPGLAESWEISEDGKTYTFKLHDGVKFHDGSDLTADDVKFSLDRARADDSQNAQKALFAGIESVEVVDPLTVKVTLKEPNGSFLFNMAWGDAVIVAPESIGDIKSKPVGTGAFKFTDWVQGDRIDLEKNADYWGEPAKLDKVTFKFISDPTAAFAAVMAEDVNAFVGFPAPENLPQFEADARFQVLVGSTEGETILAANNKLPPLDNIKVREAIAHAVDRQAIIDGAMFGYGTPIGTHFAPHNPDYVDLTGSSQYDPDLAKKLLAEAGYADGFTTTLKLPPPSYARRGGEIIAAQLRAVGIETEITNLEWAQWLEQVFKGKDFGLTIVSHTEPMDIGIYARPDYYFQYDNADFQKLIADLTAENDPAKRSDLLKQAQETISRDYVNTYLFQLAFPTIADAKIKGLWENQPTQATDLTAVYWED
- a CDS encoding acetylornithine deacetylase/succinyl-diaminopimelate desuccinylase family protein, translating into MALADDLIREIDGRREDLIALTQDLLRIPTLNPPGENYRDICDYLQKRLSRSGFDIELIRAHGTPGDSDKYPRWNIVARRDGDRPGECVHFNSHIDVVDVGHGWTKDPFGGELVDGKIYGRGACDMKGGLAASIVAAEAFLAVCPDFAGAIEISGTADEESGGYGGVAYLAGKGYFSPDRVQHVIIPEPLNKDRICLGHRGVWWAELETFGEIAHGSMPFLGDCAVRHMGAVIDEMEQSLFPALAQKRTEMPVVPEGAKQSTLNINSIHGGQSEGDADFTGLPSPCVPDSCRMVIDRRFLLEENIDDVQAEVLEVLKTVEGRRDKFRYDLRELHRVLPTMTEKDAPVVRTVAKAIAETMGREAEYVVSPGTYDQKHIDRIGKLKNCIAYGPGILDLAHKPDEYVGVDDMLDSAKVMGRSLIELLARPCESSLNKGGSHAFA
- a CDS encoding PAS and helix-turn-helix domain-containing protein, translated to MTDLDQLAFENAPMGLALTENRIIRACNQTFVEMFGFKKSQLIGQSFRLLYGTDQEFHQIRDIGLEPLRRSLPYTDERLMRRSDGTPIWCRFRARTLTPETPLARIVLSFALIDNAAAGPKLTPRERDVLLLLSQGQTSKEMGRILGLSPRTVEDVRARLLKKFQVKSVAVLLSRLSGQ
- a CDS encoding ABC transporter permease; protein product: MNRGTGGGVVAAGFSLLFFTFLFGPLIIMVITAFNSSSFPRITPWECFTTDWFGVLFANDRLMSGLANSLVIAISVVVIAVPIGLAGALALSELGPRLRAALYTVLITPILIPGVVLGISTIVFWGAFGRSVGADYGSIFYNGMFLTLAGQVTFISAYAMLVFLARLQRFDPILTEAALDLGATPGQAFRKILLPFLWPAIGSAAFLTFLASFENYNTTVFTILSGNTFTTALASKVRHGTDPSLSALAVIIIGITLIGAVVHEAHMRRKEVMRTGTAARSRIYGNPVLRTLVHPLTIFVILLGVAGFATYQGSQHDAGVCKQQILDDKRARQQELLEEQRRKMEAQQQNQAPASTAPVEAPVKANPSPFGGAFKPNGLKPGE
- a CDS encoding ABC transporter permease; protein product: MKALQNVFREISGKHGLGAASFVAVAVLFWVICLITLPQVAMLDYSFRFNLPAADVGGPQDVYTLENYSYFFQGNDGTVNTLDIGILFKTLIAAVFVTCIDILLCYPIAFILAHSATGVAARMMVIGLIVPFWVNEILRAFAFRVLFGSTGLINGIGMSVGLWDQPVDFIRADVALYSGLTYAYILLMVFPIFNAVEALDRNQIEAARDMGASWWRVHWRVVLPVAKPGIASGATMVFMLTAGALAAPQILGGPSNLWFTQLIYQWFNESANWQRGSAYAVILLIVCISFVMMLMRIFKVSIGEIGR